The Aliiroseovarius pelagivivens genome contains a region encoding:
- a CDS encoding TetR family transcriptional regulator C-terminal domain-containing protein: protein MATKGIQSRNRQEITARILTAAERVFAEFGYAGASISRIAAQAGIPKSNVVYYFETKELLYRRVVGEIFDIWRAAADSITVDNDPIRALGDYIDTKLDLARTRPYGSKVWANEIIQRAPIVQDYLEDELRSWTEDRIIVIEAWIEHGQIRPISARHLLYAIWATTQHYADFTHQITTLNEGVELTNRQWDDTKTAVKDLLLRGVEKHGGA from the coding sequence ATGGCGACAAAAGGCATTCAAAGCCGCAATCGGCAGGAAATCACGGCGCGGATTCTAACCGCTGCTGAACGCGTGTTCGCCGAGTTCGGGTACGCAGGCGCCTCGATCAGCCGGATCGCGGCACAGGCGGGCATTCCGAAATCCAACGTGGTCTATTACTTCGAAACCAAGGAACTTCTTTATCGTCGCGTCGTGGGCGAGATCTTTGACATCTGGCGCGCGGCGGCAGACAGCATCACCGTCGACAACGATCCGATCAGGGCGCTGGGCGACTATATCGACACCAAGCTCGATCTGGCGCGAACGCGGCCCTATGGCTCGAAGGTCTGGGCCAATGAGATCATTCAGCGCGCGCCGATTGTGCAAGACTATTTGGAAGACGAGCTGCGGTCCTGGACGGAAGACCGGATCATCGTGATCGAGGCGTGGATCGAACACGGGCAAATCCGCCCGATCAGTGCGCGCCATCTGCTGTATGCGATCTGGGCGACTACCCAGCATTATGCGGATTTTACCCATCAGATCACCACGCTGAACGAAGGGGTCGAGCTGACGAACCGGCAGTGGGACGACACGAAAACGGCGGTGAAAGACCTGCTTCTGCGTGGCGTTGAAAAGCATGGTGGCGCGTAA
- a CDS encoding Zn-dependent hydrolase — protein MTNRKNLRIDADRLWDSLMEMAKIGPGIAGGNNRQTLTDEDAEGRALFQTWCEAAGMTMGVDTMGNMFATRPGEDPDALPVYMGSHLDTQPTGGKYDGVLGVLGGLEAVRTMNDLNVKTKHPIVVANWTNEEGTRFAPAMLASGVFAGKHTQDWAYDREDAEGKKFGDELKRIGWVGDEEVGARKMHAMFELHIEQGPILEAEGKDIGVVTHGQGLNWLEVTIIGKESHTGSTPMPMRINAGRGLALITELVHEIAMKHQPNAVGAIGHVDVYPNSRNIIPGKVVCTVDFRSHLQEVIDAMIAEFDERAPKLCADIGVEMSWEMVGTFDPPAFDEGCVKAVRDAAQELGYSHMDIVSGAGHDACWINEIYPTAMIMCPCVDGLSHNEAEDISKEWAAAGTDVLMHAVLETAEIVE, from the coding sequence ATGACCAACAGGAAAAACCTGCGCATCGATGCGGATCGGCTGTGGGACAGTTTGATGGAGATGGCCAAGATCGGCCCGGGCATCGCAGGCGGCAACAATCGCCAAACACTGACCGATGAAGACGCCGAAGGGCGCGCGCTGTTCCAAACATGGTGCGAAGCCGCCGGCATGACCATGGGCGTCGACACGATGGGCAACATGTTTGCCACCCGCCCCGGCGAAGACCCCGACGCCCTGCCCGTCTATATGGGCTCGCACCTGGATACGCAGCCCACCGGTGGCAAATATGACGGCGTGCTTGGCGTGCTTGGCGGATTGGAAGCAGTCCGCACGATGAATGACCTGAACGTCAAAACGAAGCACCCGATCGTCGTTGCCAACTGGACCAACGAAGAAGGCACGCGTTTTGCCCCCGCCATGCTGGCCTCGGGCGTGTTTGCTGGCAAGCACACGCAGGACTGGGCCTATGACCGCGAAGATGCCGAGGGCAAAAAGTTCGGCGACGAGCTGAAACGCATTGGCTGGGTCGGCGACGAGGAAGTCGGCGCCCGCAAGATGCATGCGATGTTTGAACTGCACATCGAACAAGGCCCCATTCTGGAGGCCGAAGGCAAAGACATCGGTGTCGTCACCCACGGCCAAGGGCTGAACTGGCTGGAAGTGACCATCATCGGCAAGGAAAGCCACACGGGCTCGACCCCCATGCCCATGCGGATCAACGCGGGCCGGGGCTTGGCGCTGATCACCGAACTGGTCCACGAGATCGCCATGAAGCACCAGCCCAACGCGGTTGGGGCCATCGGTCATGTCGACGTCTATCCGAACTCGCGCAACATCATCCCCGGCAAGGTCGTCTGCACGGTCGATTTCCGCTCGCACCTGCAAGAGGTGATCGACGCGATGATCGCGGAGTTTGACGAGCGCGCGCCGAAGCTTTGTGCTGACATTGGCGTCGAGATGAGCTGGGAAATGGTCGGCACCTTCGACCCGCCCGCCTTTGATGAGGGCTGTGTGAAAGCCGTGCGCGATGCGGCGCAAGAGCTAGGCTATAGCCATATGGACATCGTGTCCGGCGCGGGCCACGACGCCTGCTGGATCAACGAGATCTATCCGACCGCTATGATCATGTGCCCCTGTGTGGATGGCCTGAGCCATAACGAGGCCGAGGACATTTCCAAGGAATGGGCGGCGGCCGGCACGGATGTGTTGATGCATGCTGTATTGGAAACGGCGGAGATTGTGGAGTGA
- a CDS encoding contact-dependent growth inhibition system immunity protein: MKPHDTSESINQFLERESNLPPYETFLIECCERACMKPLRDLTPSDIVALLRNEPDALTYLVPKALEILSNNPVIFGRQMEGDLFAQVLRVPKEYWRTHEEDWSLAYLLITNLEEAVGQIWPVKDAFLSIEERAAEPTRRIKT, from the coding sequence ATGAAACCGCACGACACCTCAGAATCAATCAATCAATTTTTAGAGAGGGAAAGCAATCTCCCTCCCTATGAGACGTTTTTGATCGAATGTTGTGAACGCGCGTGCATGAAGCCACTAAGGGATCTCACTCCATCAGATATTGTAGCACTGCTCAGAAACGAGCCTGACGCACTCACTTACCTCGTCCCTAAAGCACTCGAGATACTTTCGAATAATCCCGTGATTTTTGGACGCCAGATGGAGGGTGATCTTTTCGCGCAAGTCCTTCGTGTTCCCAAAGAATATTGGAGAACACATGAAGAGGATTGGAGCTTAGCTTACCTTCTTATCACAAATTTGGAAGAGGCCGTTGGGCAAATCTGGCCGGTCAAAGACGCGTTTCTTAGTATCGAAGAACGTGCGGCCGAACCGACAAGGAGAATAAAAACATGA
- the hydA gene encoding dihydropyrimidinase — translation MTKVIKNGTVVTADLTYKADVLVDHGKIIEIGPDLKGDEVLDATGCYVMPGGIDPHVHLEMPFMGTYSSDDFESGTRAGLAGGTTMVVDFCLPNQGESLLDALKRWDNKSTRANCDYSFHMAVTWWGEQVFNDMQTVVQERGINTFKHFLAYKGALMVNDDELYSSFNRLAELGATPMVHAENGDVIAELSAKLLAQGNTGPEAHAYSRPSQVEGEATNRAIMIADMAGAPLYVVHVSCEESHEAIRRARMQGKRVWGEPLIQHLTLDESEYFNKDWDHAARRVMSPPFRNKKHQDSLWAGLQSGSLSVVATDHCAFTTEQKRYGVGDFTKIPNGTGGLEDRMPMLWTNGVATGRLTMNEFVAVTSTNIAKILNCYPRKGAVLVGADADLVVWDPEKSKTIAAGSQQSSIDYNVFEGHEVKGLPRFTLTRGQVAVHDGDIRTQEGHGEFVAREPNATVNTALSKWKELTAPQPVKRTGIPATGV, via the coding sequence ATGACCAAAGTCATCAAAAACGGAACCGTTGTGACAGCCGACCTGACCTATAAGGCAGACGTCTTGGTCGACCATGGAAAGATCATCGAGATCGGCCCAGATCTGAAGGGCGACGAGGTCCTCGACGCCACTGGCTGCTATGTCATGCCCGGCGGGATCGACCCGCATGTGCACCTCGAAATGCCTTTTATGGGCACCTATTCCTCAGACGATTTCGAAAGTGGCACGCGCGCCGGTCTGGCGGGCGGCACCACGATGGTGGTCGACTTCTGCCTGCCCAACCAAGGTGAAAGCCTGCTGGATGCGCTGAAGCGTTGGGACAACAAATCGACCCGCGCGAACTGCGACTATTCCTTCCACATGGCCGTGACATGGTGGGGCGAGCAGGTGTTTAACGACATGCAGACCGTCGTGCAGGAGCGCGGCATCAACACCTTCAAGCACTTCCTTGCCTATAAGGGCGCGCTGATGGTGAATGATGACGAGCTCTACTCCTCATTCAACCGTCTGGCCGAACTGGGCGCGACCCCCATGGTGCACGCCGAAAACGGCGACGTGATTGCCGAGCTGTCCGCTAAACTGCTGGCCCAAGGCAACACCGGACCTGAAGCGCACGCCTATTCCCGCCCCTCTCAGGTCGAAGGCGAGGCCACCAACCGCGCTATTATGATTGCCGATATGGCCGGTGCACCGCTTTACGTCGTGCATGTCTCTTGCGAGGAAAGCCACGAAGCCATCCGCCGCGCGCGCATGCAGGGCAAGCGCGTTTGGGGCGAGCCGCTGATCCAGCATCTGACGCTGGATGAAAGCGAGTATTTCAACAAAGATTGGGACCACGCCGCGCGTCGCGTCATGTCGCCCCCGTTCCGCAACAAGAAGCACCAAGACAGCCTGTGGGCTGGTCTGCAGTCAGGCTCTCTGAGCGTTGTGGCCACCGACCACTGCGCCTTCACGACCGAGCAGAAACGCTATGGCGTGGGCGACTTCACGAAGATCCCCAACGGCACCGGCGGGCTTGAAGATCGGATGCCGATGCTCTGGACAAACGGTGTCGCTACGGGCCGTCTGACGATGAACGAATTCGTCGCCGTGACCTCGACCAATATCGCGAAAATCCTGAACTGTTACCCGCGCAAGGGTGCTGTTCTGGTCGGCGCAGATGCTGACCTTGTGGTCTGGGATCCTGAGAAGTCCAAGACCATCGCGGCTGGTAGTCAGCAATCCTCGATCGACTACAACGTTTTCGAAGGACACGAGGTCAAAGGCCTGCCGCGCTTCACCCTGACACGTGGTCAGGTCGCGGTGCATGACGGAGACATTCGCACACAGGAAGGCCACGGCGAGTTTGTCGCCCGCGAGCCTAACGCCACCGTCAACACCGCGCTTTCCAAATGGAAAGAACTGACCGCACCCCAGCCTGTCAAACGGACAGGCATTCCTGCAACGGGAGTTTGA
- a CDS encoding ABC transporter ATP-binding protein, producing the protein MHVTSDTVIKAENLDLTFQTNDGPVHALKDVSLDIKKGDFVSFIGPSGCGKTTFLRCMADLEAPTGGKITVNGVTPHEARQSRAYGYVFQHAGLYPWRTIGRNVRLPLEIMGYPKAEQDERIKRVLELVDLEGFEKKFPWQLSGGMQQRASIARALAFDADILLMDEPFGALDEIVRDHLNEQLLKLWAKTQKTICFVTHSIPEAVYLSTKIVVMSPRPGRISDVIDCPLPAERPLDIRDTQEFLDVAHRVREGLRAGHSYD; encoded by the coding sequence ATGCACGTGACTTCGGATACGGTAATCAAGGCAGAAAATCTTGATCTGACCTTTCAGACCAATGACGGGCCAGTACATGCGCTAAAAGACGTGTCGCTGGACATCAAGAAGGGTGATTTTGTCAGCTTCATCGGCCCCTCGGGCTGCGGCAAAACCACCTTTCTGCGCTGCATGGCGGATCTGGAAGCCCCCACGGGCGGTAAGATTACGGTCAACGGCGTGACCCCGCACGAGGCACGCCAATCCCGCGCCTATGGCTATGTGTTTCAACACGCGGGGCTTTACCCATGGCGGACCATCGGGCGCAATGTGCGCCTGCCGTTGGAAATCATGGGCTATCCCAAGGCTGAACAAGACGAGCGGATCAAGCGCGTGCTTGAGCTGGTCGATCTGGAGGGGTTTGAAAAGAAGTTCCCGTGGCAGCTGTCCGGTGGGATGCAACAACGTGCCTCGATCGCACGTGCGCTGGCGTTCGACGCGGATATCCTGCTGATGGATGAACCCTTTGGCGCGCTGGACGAGATTGTGCGTGATCACCTGAACGAGCAGCTTCTGAAGCTTTGGGCCAAGACGCAGAAAACCATCTGCTTCGTCACCCACTCGATCCCCGAGGCCGTGTATCTATCGACCAAGATCGTTGTCATGTCGCCGCGCCCGGGCCGGATTTCCGACGTGATCGACTGCCCTCTGCCAGCTGAACGACCGTTGGACATCCGCGACACGCAAGAGTTTCTGGACGTGGCACATCGTGTTCGTGAAGGACTTCGCGCAGGACATTCCTATGACTAG
- a CDS encoding ABC transporter permease, which translates to MTRTLFPVLTVLFGILVIWFLAVAPMNIRVTLDQAARAGADVTPTTALERREASVLSLMANNRAYIAGGYDLDRPRLPTPAQVGQELWKTTGAMILKGRTWSKRSLIYHGWITLQSTFWGFLLGTSVGILGAVLVVKSRVLEMSLVPWAIISQAVPIVALAPMIIVLSSQAGIEGRGFPKALISSYLCFFPVMVGMIKGLRAPNAEQLDLLKTYSASGQQQFLKLRVPASLPYLFTSLKIGVAAALVGAIVGELPTGAISGLGARILIGDQFGTPLAIWSALFAAAILAGVLVTLLDRTQHVLLRKMGMRT; encoded by the coding sequence ATGACTAGAACGCTATTCCCTGTCCTGACCGTGCTTTTCGGCATTCTGGTGATCTGGTTTCTGGCGGTGGCGCCGATGAACATCCGCGTCACGTTGGATCAGGCCGCACGTGCTGGCGCGGACGTCACTCCGACCACCGCACTAGAGCGGCGCGAGGCCTCGGTTCTGTCACTGATGGCCAATAATCGTGCGTATATCGCTGGGGGCTATGACCTTGATCGGCCGCGCCTGCCGACACCTGCACAGGTGGGGCAAGAATTGTGGAAGACCACAGGCGCAATGATCCTGAAAGGGCGCACTTGGTCGAAACGGTCGCTGATTTATCACGGCTGGATCACCCTGCAATCAACCTTCTGGGGCTTTTTGCTGGGCACCTCGGTCGGCATCTTGGGCGCCGTTCTGGTCGTGAAATCTCGCGTGCTTGAGATGTCATTGGTCCCTTGGGCCATCATCTCGCAAGCCGTGCCCATCGTGGCCCTGGCCCCGATGATCATCGTCCTGTCATCTCAGGCGGGGATTGAAGGGCGCGGGTTTCCCAAAGCGCTGATCTCGTCCTACCTGTGTTTTTTCCCGGTCATGGTCGGCATGATCAAGGGGCTGCGCGCGCCCAACGCCGAGCAGTTGGACCTTTTGAAGACCTACTCGGCCTCGGGTCAGCAGCAGTTCTTGAAACTGCGGGTTCCAGCGTCCCTGCCCTATCTGTTCACGTCGCTTAAGATCGGCGTCGCTGCGGCCCTTGTAGGCGCCATCGTTGGAGAGTTGCCGACTGGTGCGATCAGCGGGTTGGGCGCACGGATCTTGATCGGAGATCAGTTCGGTACACCCTTGGCGATCTGGTCGGCCTTGTTCGCTGCCGCCATTTTGGCCGGTGTACTGGTCACGCTTCTAGACCGAACGCAGCATGTCTTGTTGCGCAAGATGGGGATGCGCACATGA
- a CDS encoding ABC transporter permease, whose amino-acid sequence MSWMIFAFVFWIGAWGANIALVRSRLSDTTAVKYTVPILFGLTIVVLWEAVVHSFAISPAILPAPSAVAERFANSTGMLWEDFVQTVLKGALRGYLMGVLAGFVVAVLIDRSPFLTRGLLPIGNFVAALPIVGVAPILVSWFGFDWHSKAAVVVVMVFFPVLVNTVQGLRETDAMLRDLMKTYAAGYFKTLLKLRIPAAMPFIFNGLKVAATLALIGAIVAEYFGSPTRGMGFRISTGVGSLSIDLVWAEIVVAALAGTAFYGIVAFIEKKVTFWHPSQRG is encoded by the coding sequence ATGAGCTGGATGATCTTCGCCTTTGTCTTCTGGATAGGTGCCTGGGGCGCCAATATCGCCCTTGTCCGCTCGCGGCTGTCGGACACGACAGCGGTAAAATACACTGTGCCGATCCTGTTTGGCCTCACCATCGTTGTGCTGTGGGAGGCCGTGGTCCACAGCTTCGCAATCTCACCCGCCATTTTGCCCGCCCCCTCAGCCGTGGCCGAGCGCTTCGCGAACTCGACCGGCATGTTGTGGGAAGATTTCGTCCAGACCGTCCTGAAAGGCGCGCTACGCGGCTATCTGATGGGTGTGCTCGCGGGGTTTGTGGTGGCGGTCTTGATCGACCGATCTCCCTTCCTGACACGAGGGCTTCTACCCATCGGGAACTTCGTGGCGGCTCTGCCCATCGTCGGCGTTGCCCCCATTCTGGTCAGCTGGTTCGGGTTTGACTGGCACTCTAAGGCCGCCGTGGTGGTTGTAATGGTGTTCTTCCCTGTGCTGGTGAACACCGTACAGGGGTTGCGCGAAACCGACGCCATGCTGCGCGACCTGATGAAGACCTATGCGGCTGGATACTTCAAAACGCTGCTCAAACTGCGCATTCCCGCCGCCATGCCCTTTATCTTCAACGGGCTGAAAGTCGCCGCGACGCTTGCCCTGATCGGTGCAATTGTGGCTGAATACTTTGGATCCCCTACCCGCGGCATGGGGTTCCGGATTTCAACGGGTGTCGGCAGCCTGTCGATTGATCTGGTCTGGGCCGAGATCGTCGTCGCCGCATTGGCAGGCACTGCCTTTTACGGCATCGTCGCATTCATAGAAAAGAAGGTGACCTTCTGGCACCCGTCACAAAGAGGCTGA
- a CDS encoding ABC transporter substrate-binding protein — MKLKSMIGAAALAVSASAATAADDVTLQLKWVTQGQFAGYYVALENGYYAEEDLNVTILPGGPDIAPTQVIAGGSADVVVEWMPAALAAREKGLPLVNIAQPFASSGMMLTCWGDVGISSPADLANRTLGVWFFGNEFPFMNWMSKLGLSTDGKSETGVEVLKQAFNVDALLQRQADCISTMAYNEYWQVIDAGVSPDELVTFKYEDQGVATLEDGLYVLEENLSDAAFTDKMERFVRASMKGWKWAEDNAEAAAGIILDYDETGAQTETHQIRMIGEIGKLTAGSNGSLDEAAYQRTVETLLGGGSDPVITKAPEGAWTSAITDAALK, encoded by the coding sequence ATGAAACTTAAATCAATGATCGGCGCAGCAGCCCTTGCCGTCAGCGCAAGTGCGGCGACTGCGGCAGATGATGTCACACTGCAGCTGAAATGGGTCACACAGGGCCAGTTCGCTGGCTATTATGTGGCGCTTGAGAATGGCTATTACGCAGAAGAAGACCTGAACGTCACCATCCTGCCCGGCGGCCCCGATATTGCCCCCACGCAGGTGATTGCAGGTGGCAGCGCGGATGTTGTCGTTGAATGGATGCCCGCAGCCCTTGCAGCACGCGAAAAAGGTCTTCCGCTGGTGAACATCGCCCAACCCTTTGCGTCATCGGGCATGATGCTGACTTGCTGGGGGGACGTTGGTATTTCCTCGCCCGCCGATCTGGCCAACCGCACCCTTGGCGTCTGGTTCTTCGGCAATGAATTCCCCTTCATGAACTGGATGTCCAAGCTAGGCCTGTCCACCGATGGCAAAAGCGAAACTGGGGTTGAAGTGCTGAAGCAAGCGTTCAACGTGGACGCGCTGTTGCAGCGTCAGGCCGACTGTATTTCGACCATGGCCTATAACGAATACTGGCAGGTCATTGATGCAGGTGTCAGCCCGGACGAACTGGTGACCTTCAAGTATGAAGACCAAGGCGTCGCGACGCTGGAAGACGGTCTGTATGTTCTGGAAGAGAACCTGTCGGATGCCGCCTTCACCGATAAGATGGAACGTTTCGTGCGCGCCTCGATGAAGGGTTGGAAATGGGCCGAAGATAACGCCGAGGCCGCAGCCGGGATCATTCTGGACTATGACGAAACCGGCGCCCAGACCGAGACCCACCAGATCCGCATGATTGGCGAAATCGGCAAGCTAACCGCCGGGTCGAACGGATCGCTGGACGAAGCTGCATACCAACGCACTGTCGAAACGCTGTTGGGCGGTGGCTCGGATCCGGTAATCACCAAGGCGCCTGAAGGGGCATGGACCAGTGCCATCACCGATGCCGCACTGAAGTAA
- a CDS encoding Lrp/AsnC family transcriptional regulator has translation MQDEWKVEFDRFDRLILDILSTDGRISITDLAGKIGLSKSPTQARLKKLEKTGVITGYRAQIDPIRMGRDHVAFVEVKLSDTREAALRAFNEGVAAIPEVEECYMLAAHFDYLLKVRTQDMRDYRRVLGEKISSLPHVAQSSTHVAMQAVKEDGTSL, from the coding sequence TTGCAGGACGAATGGAAAGTCGAGTTTGATCGCTTCGATCGTTTGATTCTGGATATTCTGTCGACAGACGGGCGGATTTCGATCACCGATCTGGCGGGGAAGATTGGCTTGTCGAAATCGCCGACGCAGGCGCGTTTGAAGAAGCTTGAGAAAACCGGCGTGATCACCGGCTATCGCGCCCAGATCGATCCGATCCGTATGGGTCGCGACCATGTCGCCTTTGTCGAGGTCAAGCTGTCAGACACGCGCGAGGCCGCGCTGAGAGCCTTTAACGAAGGGGTCGCCGCCATTCCCGAGGTCGAGGAGTGCTATATGCTCGCCGCCCATTTCGACTATCTCTTGAAGGTACGCACGCAGGACATGCGCGATTATCGCCGGGTTCTGGGGGAAAAGATCAGCTCTCTGCCACATGTGGCGCAAAGCTCGACGCATGTGGCGATGCAAGCGGTGAAGGAAGATGGCACTTCGCTGTGA